From the Cryptomeria japonica chromosome 2, Sugi_1.0, whole genome shotgun sequence genome, one window contains:
- the LOC131859738 gene encoding disease resistance protein RUN1-like isoform X3: protein MNTKTHWTVFPISVVGVSINTPGREDDLIKEVVIDVKKSLRSNSLHKVYLDIPKCFGLDWRVDHLLRLLKVADRQKKAVKVGIHGMGGIGKTTLAKIVCKKLLFLEFQVFCFVPSVGERCQEANGLVKLQTHMLKCIPGFRGEVDHVDQGKGLQQERLRGKRVLLLLDDIESSEQLEALAGNYSDFGAGSYVIITSRDEQILKVANVDVVYEVRSLPHKHAMQLFNFHAFPNSCRPDQELQTLRNDVVSACEGLPLALQLVGKSLVGEGNLDVWKEMVGKLRCEPDLQKKLRVSYDSLDPLEKEMFQDIACFFAWRKKEIAMIFWAGLIPSPHASLRSLLQKSLVSLGPSNKFLMHPCLRDLGRSISNEISREPRKRTRLFDEDDAYHVLRRPSEKAKLVRYFCYEPKQPITLKAAMFKPLYNLQLLWLTDVAIEGHFSGEFSTLEDLRWLSLRNYPSKCLPKGMNLQSLVILEVTYSQITHLWDETADENPTMRPGNLKVLILRGCAYLKSLPATLCYTPLQMLDLHNCNSLSSLPDSVGSWTSLVNLDMDGCSVSSLPHDFGELANLQELNLSYCQNLSKLPDSFGNLTQLERLEIHHNHKLTELPDSIGGLKSLAFLDVSYCHSLSGLPNTVGSLISLVCLEMEGCGVSCLPQNCCNLSSLQELNLSNCQYLSELPDSFGNLAQLVILEIHHTPGLTELPNSLGSLQQLTSLNLVGCNTVSCGSLESCFSGLPALEGVLVGGPGFSSAQLQIFYDSFKDFSFSKTRLLDSPDAPAYWVHGQAGGNDGCEKECIDYCTGENKVECCAGYTVCLVSCGVNLGINRLSYKIERDDSLLHCSVNSQNSTIGGGDYFEVRLVRVEANIDFAWLKGGNKVKVNAKSDYENWKASFKFLMYEATVLSKDPEPPKMITFVM from the exons ATGAATACAAAAACGCATTGGACGGTGTTTCCAATCTCTGTGGTTGGTGTTTCAATCAATACACCAGGCAG GGAGGACGATTTGATCAAAGAAGTTGTGATCGATGTTAAAAAAAGCTTACGTTCAAACAGTCTACACAAGGTGTATCTGGACATTCCGAAATGTTTTGGGTTAGACTGGCGCGTGGATCATCTCTTGAGATTACTAAAAGTAGCGGATCGTCAGAAGAAGGCTGTGAAAGTGGGAATACACGGTATGGGTGGGATAGGTAAAACCACCCTCGCAAAGATTGTTTGCAAAAAACTTCTATTCTTAGAGTTCCAAGTGTTCTGTTTTGTTCCAAGTGTGGGAGAAAGATGTCAAGAGGCGAATGGGCTTGTAAAGCTGCAGACCCACATGCTCAAATGTATCCCAGGGTTCAGAGGTGAAGTAGATCATGTTGATCAAGGAAAGGGTCTGCAACAAGAGAGGCTCCGGGGTAAGAGAGTTCTGCTTCTTCTGGATGACATTGAAAGTTCTGAGCAGCTCGAAGCTCTTGCAGGAAATTACAGCGATTTTGGGGCAGGCAGCTATGTGATCATTACATCACGAGATGAACAAATCCTAAAAGTGGCTAACGTTGATGTAGTCTACGAGGTACGAAGCCTTCCTCACAAACATGCCATGCAATTGTTTAATTTTCATGCATTTCCCAATTCTTGCCGTCCAGATCAAGAGCTGCAAACTCTGCGCAATGATGTTGTCAGTGCCTGTGAAGGCCTTCCTCTTGCCCTCCAACTTGTTGGGAAAAGCCTGGTTGGTGAAGGGAATCTAGATGTATGGAaagaaatggtaggaaagttaaggTGTGAACCTGATCTCCAAAAGAAACTTAGAGTCTCCTACGATAGTCTTGATCCTTTAGAAAAGGAAATGTTTCAAGATATTGCTTGTTTTTTTGCATGGAGGAAGAAAGAAATTGCTATGATCTTTTGGGCAGGGCTGATTCCGAGTCCTCACGCATCTCTCAGAAGTCTCTTGCAAAAGTCCTTGGTAAGTTTGGGCCCTAGCAACAAATTCCTGATGCACCCGTGCCTCCGGGATTTGGGAAGAAGTATATCAAATGAAATATCTAGAGAGCCCCGCAAACGCACAAGATTATTTGATGAGGACGATGCGTACCATGTTTTACGGAGACCCAGT GAAAAGGCCAAGCTTGTGCGTTATTTTTGTTATGAGCCCAAGCAGCCGATAACATTGAAGGCAGCAATGTTCAAGCCACTGTACAACTTGCAGTTGCTTTGGCTTACAGATGTTGCCATAGAAGGGCACTTTTCTGGGGAATTCTCCACCTTGGAGGATTTGAGATGGCTAAGCTTGAGAAATTATCCATCAAAATGTCTACCCAAAGGAATGAACTTGCAGAGCCTTGTTATTCTGGAAGTGACCTATAGCCAGATCACTCATCTGTGGGACGAAACAGCAGACGAAAATCCAACT ATGAGGCCTGGGAATCTTAAAGTGCTTATTTTGAGGGGATGCGCATACCTGAAGAGTCTTCCTGCTACACTATGCTATACACCCTTGCAGATGTTGGACCTGCACAACTGCAATTCATTGAGCAGCCTGCCTGATTCCGTGGGAAGCTGGACCAGCTTAGTTAACCTCGACATGGACGGATGCAGTGTTTCCTCTTTGCCTCATGACTTTGGCGAACTTGCTAATCTTCAGGAGCTGAATCTCTCCTACTGTCAGAATCTGTCTAAACTTCCCGATAGCTTTGGGAATTTGACTCAGCTGGAAAGGCTAGAAATTCACCACAATCATAAGCTCACAGAGCTGCCCGACAGTATTGGTGGCCTAAAATCTTTGGCTTTTTTGGATGTCAGCTATTGCCATTCACTGAGCGGCCTACCCAATACCGTGGGAAGCTTGATCAGCTTAGTTTGTCTTGAAATGGAAGGATGCGGCGTTTCTTGTTTGCCTCAAAACTGCTGCAATCTTTCAAGTCTGCAGGAGCTGAATCTTTCAAACTGTCAATATCTGTCTGAACTTCCTGATAGCTTTGGGAATTTGGCTCAGCTGGTAATACTAGAAATTCACCACACTCCTGGGCTTACAGAGCTACCCAATAGCCTTGGCTCGTTGCAACAGTTAACGTCGCTCAATCTGGTGGGGTGCAACACTGTCTCTTGTGGGTCTCTCGAAAGCTGCTTTTCTGGTCTTCCGGCTCTGGAGGGCGTTTTAGTTGGTGGGCCCGGCTTCTCATCAGCTCAATTACAAATATTTTATGATTCCTTCAAG GACTTTTCTTTCAGCAAAACTCGTCTACTGGATAGTCCAGACGCCCCTGCATATTGGGTACATGGGCAGGCAGGTGGAAATGACGGGTGTGAAAAAGAGTGTATCGATTATTGCACTGGTGAGAATAAAGTTGAGTGCTGTGCTGGATATACTGTTTGTTTAGTCTCCTGTGGGGTAAACTTAGGTATTAATAGGTTAAGCTACAAAATTGAAAGGGATGATAGTTTACTTCATTGTTCAGTGAACTCTCAAAACTCAACCATAGGTGGTGGAGATTACTTTGAGGTGCGTCTTGTACGAGTAGAGGCGAATATAGACTTTGCTTGGTTGAAAGGAGGGAATAAAGTGAAGGTGAATGCAAAGTCTGATTATGAGAACTGGAAGGCCTCTTTTAAATTTCTAATGTATGAAGCGACTGTGCTCTCTAAAGATCCCGAGCCTCCCAAAATGATTACTTTTGTCATGTAA
- the LOC131859738 gene encoding disease resistance protein RUN1-like isoform X1, giving the protein MSHSRPCSSAEPSLSFDVDKRFDVFLSFRGPDTRERFVRRLYDALVQEGIRTFLDQESLKKGDHIPTSLERGITESRICIPIFSKNFPQSKWCLKEVSLMVKSGVKICPLFYDVLPTVLRCRDGSEYAEYFKQHESQKGLSAELIHEYKNALDGVSNLCGWCFNQYTRQDDLIKEVVIDVKKSLRSNSLHKVYLDIPKCFGLDWRVDHLLRLLKVADRQKKAVKVGIHGMGGIGKTTLAKIVCKKLLFLEFQVFCFVPSVGERCQEANGLVKLQTHMLKCIPGFRGEVDHVDQGKGLQQERLRGKRVLLLLDDIESSEQLEALAGNYSDFGAGSYVIITSRDEQILKVANVDVVYEVRSLPHKHAMQLFNFHAFPNSCRPDQELQTLRNDVVSACEGLPLALQLVGKSLVGEGNLDVWKEMVGKLRCEPDLQKKLRVSYDSLDPLEKEMFQDIACFFAWRKKEIAMIFWAGLIPSPHASLRSLLQKSLVSLGPSNKFLMHPCLRDLGRSISNEISREPRKRTRLFDEDDAYHVLRRPSEKAKLVRYFCYEPKQPITLKAAMFKPLYNLQLLWLTDVAIEGHFSGEFSTLEDLRWLSLRNYPSKCLPKGMNLQSLVILEVTYSQITHLWDETADENPTMRPGNLKVLILRGCAYLKSLPATLCYTPLQMLDLHNCNSLSSLPDSVGSWTSLVNLDMDGCSVSSLPHDFGELANLQELNLSYCQNLSKLPDSFGNLTQLERLEIHHNHKLTELPDSIGGLKSLAFLDVSYCHSLSGLPNTVGSLISLVCLEMEGCGVSCLPQNCCNLSSLQELNLSNCQYLSELPDSFGNLAQLVILEIHHTPGLTELPNSLGSLQQLTSLNLVGCNTVSCGSLESCFSGLPALEGVLVGGPGFSSAQLQIFYDSFKDFSFSKTRLLDSPDAPAYWVHGQAGGNDGCEKECIDYCTGENKVECCAGYTVCLVSCGVNLGINRLSYKIERDDSLLHCSVNSQNSTIGGGDYFEVRLVRVEANIDFAWLKGGNKVKVNAKSDYENWKASFKFLMYEATVLSKDPEPPKMITFVM; this is encoded by the exons ATGTCCCACTCTAGGCCCTGCTCTTCAGCGGAGCCCTCACTTAGTTTCGATGTTGACAAAAGGTTCGACGTTTTCTTGAGTTTTCGCGGCCCCGACACCCGCGAAAGGTTTGTGAGACGACTGTACGATGCTCTGGTTCAAGAAGGCATTCGCACATTCTTAGACCAAGAAAGCTTAAAAAAGGGCGATCATATCCCTACTTCCTTGGAAAGAGGAATAACAGAGAGTAGGATCTGCATTCCTATTTTCTCCAAGAATTTTCCACAATCAAAATGGTGCCTGAAAGAAGTGTCCCTAAtggttaaatctggtgttaaaatCTGTCCCCTGTTTTATGACGTTTTGCCTACTGTTCTTAGGTGTCGAGATGGAAGTGAATATGCAGAGTACTTCAAGCAGCATGAAAGCCAGAAAGGATTGTCTGCCGAGTTAATCCATGAATACAAAAACGCATTGGACGGTGTTTCCAATCTCTGTGGTTGGTGTTTCAATCAATACACCAGGCAG GACGATTTGATCAAAGAAGTTGTGATCGATGTTAAAAAAAGCTTACGTTCAAACAGTCTACACAAGGTGTATCTGGACATTCCGAAATGTTTTGGGTTAGACTGGCGCGTGGATCATCTCTTGAGATTACTAAAAGTAGCGGATCGTCAGAAGAAGGCTGTGAAAGTGGGAATACACGGTATGGGTGGGATAGGTAAAACCACCCTCGCAAAGATTGTTTGCAAAAAACTTCTATTCTTAGAGTTCCAAGTGTTCTGTTTTGTTCCAAGTGTGGGAGAAAGATGTCAAGAGGCGAATGGGCTTGTAAAGCTGCAGACCCACATGCTCAAATGTATCCCAGGGTTCAGAGGTGAAGTAGATCATGTTGATCAAGGAAAGGGTCTGCAACAAGAGAGGCTCCGGGGTAAGAGAGTTCTGCTTCTTCTGGATGACATTGAAAGTTCTGAGCAGCTCGAAGCTCTTGCAGGAAATTACAGCGATTTTGGGGCAGGCAGCTATGTGATCATTACATCACGAGATGAACAAATCCTAAAAGTGGCTAACGTTGATGTAGTCTACGAGGTACGAAGCCTTCCTCACAAACATGCCATGCAATTGTTTAATTTTCATGCATTTCCCAATTCTTGCCGTCCAGATCAAGAGCTGCAAACTCTGCGCAATGATGTTGTCAGTGCCTGTGAAGGCCTTCCTCTTGCCCTCCAACTTGTTGGGAAAAGCCTGGTTGGTGAAGGGAATCTAGATGTATGGAaagaaatggtaggaaagttaaggTGTGAACCTGATCTCCAAAAGAAACTTAGAGTCTCCTACGATAGTCTTGATCCTTTAGAAAAGGAAATGTTTCAAGATATTGCTTGTTTTTTTGCATGGAGGAAGAAAGAAATTGCTATGATCTTTTGGGCAGGGCTGATTCCGAGTCCTCACGCATCTCTCAGAAGTCTCTTGCAAAAGTCCTTGGTAAGTTTGGGCCCTAGCAACAAATTCCTGATGCACCCGTGCCTCCGGGATTTGGGAAGAAGTATATCAAATGAAATATCTAGAGAGCCCCGCAAACGCACAAGATTATTTGATGAGGACGATGCGTACCATGTTTTACGGAGACCCAGT GAAAAGGCCAAGCTTGTGCGTTATTTTTGTTATGAGCCCAAGCAGCCGATAACATTGAAGGCAGCAATGTTCAAGCCACTGTACAACTTGCAGTTGCTTTGGCTTACAGATGTTGCCATAGAAGGGCACTTTTCTGGGGAATTCTCCACCTTGGAGGATTTGAGATGGCTAAGCTTGAGAAATTATCCATCAAAATGTCTACCCAAAGGAATGAACTTGCAGAGCCTTGTTATTCTGGAAGTGACCTATAGCCAGATCACTCATCTGTGGGACGAAACAGCAGACGAAAATCCAACT ATGAGGCCTGGGAATCTTAAAGTGCTTATTTTGAGGGGATGCGCATACCTGAAGAGTCTTCCTGCTACACTATGCTATACACCCTTGCAGATGTTGGACCTGCACAACTGCAATTCATTGAGCAGCCTGCCTGATTCCGTGGGAAGCTGGACCAGCTTAGTTAACCTCGACATGGACGGATGCAGTGTTTCCTCTTTGCCTCATGACTTTGGCGAACTTGCTAATCTTCAGGAGCTGAATCTCTCCTACTGTCAGAATCTGTCTAAACTTCCCGATAGCTTTGGGAATTTGACTCAGCTGGAAAGGCTAGAAATTCACCACAATCATAAGCTCACAGAGCTGCCCGACAGTATTGGTGGCCTAAAATCTTTGGCTTTTTTGGATGTCAGCTATTGCCATTCACTGAGCGGCCTACCCAATACCGTGGGAAGCTTGATCAGCTTAGTTTGTCTTGAAATGGAAGGATGCGGCGTTTCTTGTTTGCCTCAAAACTGCTGCAATCTTTCAAGTCTGCAGGAGCTGAATCTTTCAAACTGTCAATATCTGTCTGAACTTCCTGATAGCTTTGGGAATTTGGCTCAGCTGGTAATACTAGAAATTCACCACACTCCTGGGCTTACAGAGCTACCCAATAGCCTTGGCTCGTTGCAACAGTTAACGTCGCTCAATCTGGTGGGGTGCAACACTGTCTCTTGTGGGTCTCTCGAAAGCTGCTTTTCTGGTCTTCCGGCTCTGGAGGGCGTTTTAGTTGGTGGGCCCGGCTTCTCATCAGCTCAATTACAAATATTTTATGATTCCTTCAAG GACTTTTCTTTCAGCAAAACTCGTCTACTGGATAGTCCAGACGCCCCTGCATATTGGGTACATGGGCAGGCAGGTGGAAATGACGGGTGTGAAAAAGAGTGTATCGATTATTGCACTGGTGAGAATAAAGTTGAGTGCTGTGCTGGATATACTGTTTGTTTAGTCTCCTGTGGGGTAAACTTAGGTATTAATAGGTTAAGCTACAAAATTGAAAGGGATGATAGTTTACTTCATTGTTCAGTGAACTCTCAAAACTCAACCATAGGTGGTGGAGATTACTTTGAGGTGCGTCTTGTACGAGTAGAGGCGAATATAGACTTTGCTTGGTTGAAAGGAGGGAATAAAGTGAAGGTGAATGCAAAGTCTGATTATGAGAACTGGAAGGCCTCTTTTAAATTTCTAATGTATGAAGCGACTGTGCTCTCTAAAGATCCCGAGCCTCCCAAAATGATTACTTTTGTCATGTAA
- the LOC131859738 gene encoding disease resistance protein RUN1-like isoform X2 has translation MSHSRPCSSAEPSLSFDVDKRFDVFLSFRGPDTRERFVRRLYDALVQEGIRTFLDQESLKKGDHIPTSLERGITESRICIPIFSKNFPQSKWCLKEVSLMVKSGVKICPLFYDVLPTVLRCRDGSEYAEYFKQHESQKGLSAELIHEYKNALDGVSNLCGWCFNQYTRQDDLIKEVVIDVKKSLRSNSLHKVYLDIPKCFGLDWRVDHLLRLLKVADRQKKAVKVGIHGMGGIGKTTLAKIVCKKLLFLEFQVFCFVPSVGERCQEANGLVKLQTHMLKCIPGFRGEVDHVDQGKGLQQERLRGKRVLLLLDDIESSEQLEALAGNYSDFGAGSYVIITSRDEQILKVANVDVVYEVRSLPHKHAMQLFNFHAFPNSCRPDQELQTLRNDVVSACEGLPLALQLVGKSLVGEGNLDVWKEMVGKLRCEPDLQKKLRVSYDSLDPLEKEMFQDIACFFAWRKKEIAMIFWAGLIPSPHASLRSLLQKSLVSLGPSNKFLMHPCLRDLGRSISNEISREPRKRTRLFDEDDAYHVLRRPSEKAKLVRYFCYEPKQPITLKAAMFKPLYNLQLLWLTDVAIEGHFSGEFSTLEDLRWLSLRNYPSKCLPKGMNLQSLVILEVTYSQITHLWDETADENPTMRPGNLKVLILRGCAYLKSLPATLCYTPLQMLDLHNCNSLSSLPDSVGSWTSLVNLDMDGCSVSSLPHDFGELANLQELNLSYCQNLSKLPDSFGNLTQLERLEIHHNHKLTELPDSIGGLKSLAFLDVSYCHSLSGLPNTVGSLISLVCLEMEGCGVSCLPQNCCNLSSLQELNLSNCQYLSELPDSFGNLAQLVILEIHHTPGLTELPNSLGSLQQLTSLNLVGCNTVSCGSLESCFSGLPALEGVLVGGPGFSSAQLQIFYDSFKDFSFSKTRLLDSPDAPAYWVHGQAGGNDGCEKECIDYCTVNSQNSTIGGGDYFEVRLVRVEANIDFAWLKGGNKVKVNAKSDYENWKASFKFLMYEATVLSKDPEPPKMITFVM, from the exons ATGTCCCACTCTAGGCCCTGCTCTTCAGCGGAGCCCTCACTTAGTTTCGATGTTGACAAAAGGTTCGACGTTTTCTTGAGTTTTCGCGGCCCCGACACCCGCGAAAGGTTTGTGAGACGACTGTACGATGCTCTGGTTCAAGAAGGCATTCGCACATTCTTAGACCAAGAAAGCTTAAAAAAGGGCGATCATATCCCTACTTCCTTGGAAAGAGGAATAACAGAGAGTAGGATCTGCATTCCTATTTTCTCCAAGAATTTTCCACAATCAAAATGGTGCCTGAAAGAAGTGTCCCTAAtggttaaatctggtgttaaaatCTGTCCCCTGTTTTATGACGTTTTGCCTACTGTTCTTAGGTGTCGAGATGGAAGTGAATATGCAGAGTACTTCAAGCAGCATGAAAGCCAGAAAGGATTGTCTGCCGAGTTAATCCATGAATACAAAAACGCATTGGACGGTGTTTCCAATCTCTGTGGTTGGTGTTTCAATCAATACACCAGGCAG GACGATTTGATCAAAGAAGTTGTGATCGATGTTAAAAAAAGCTTACGTTCAAACAGTCTACACAAGGTGTATCTGGACATTCCGAAATGTTTTGGGTTAGACTGGCGCGTGGATCATCTCTTGAGATTACTAAAAGTAGCGGATCGTCAGAAGAAGGCTGTGAAAGTGGGAATACACGGTATGGGTGGGATAGGTAAAACCACCCTCGCAAAGATTGTTTGCAAAAAACTTCTATTCTTAGAGTTCCAAGTGTTCTGTTTTGTTCCAAGTGTGGGAGAAAGATGTCAAGAGGCGAATGGGCTTGTAAAGCTGCAGACCCACATGCTCAAATGTATCCCAGGGTTCAGAGGTGAAGTAGATCATGTTGATCAAGGAAAGGGTCTGCAACAAGAGAGGCTCCGGGGTAAGAGAGTTCTGCTTCTTCTGGATGACATTGAAAGTTCTGAGCAGCTCGAAGCTCTTGCAGGAAATTACAGCGATTTTGGGGCAGGCAGCTATGTGATCATTACATCACGAGATGAACAAATCCTAAAAGTGGCTAACGTTGATGTAGTCTACGAGGTACGAAGCCTTCCTCACAAACATGCCATGCAATTGTTTAATTTTCATGCATTTCCCAATTCTTGCCGTCCAGATCAAGAGCTGCAAACTCTGCGCAATGATGTTGTCAGTGCCTGTGAAGGCCTTCCTCTTGCCCTCCAACTTGTTGGGAAAAGCCTGGTTGGTGAAGGGAATCTAGATGTATGGAaagaaatggtaggaaagttaaggTGTGAACCTGATCTCCAAAAGAAACTTAGAGTCTCCTACGATAGTCTTGATCCTTTAGAAAAGGAAATGTTTCAAGATATTGCTTGTTTTTTTGCATGGAGGAAGAAAGAAATTGCTATGATCTTTTGGGCAGGGCTGATTCCGAGTCCTCACGCATCTCTCAGAAGTCTCTTGCAAAAGTCCTTGGTAAGTTTGGGCCCTAGCAACAAATTCCTGATGCACCCGTGCCTCCGGGATTTGGGAAGAAGTATATCAAATGAAATATCTAGAGAGCCCCGCAAACGCACAAGATTATTTGATGAGGACGATGCGTACCATGTTTTACGGAGACCCAGT GAAAAGGCCAAGCTTGTGCGTTATTTTTGTTATGAGCCCAAGCAGCCGATAACATTGAAGGCAGCAATGTTCAAGCCACTGTACAACTTGCAGTTGCTTTGGCTTACAGATGTTGCCATAGAAGGGCACTTTTCTGGGGAATTCTCCACCTTGGAGGATTTGAGATGGCTAAGCTTGAGAAATTATCCATCAAAATGTCTACCCAAAGGAATGAACTTGCAGAGCCTTGTTATTCTGGAAGTGACCTATAGCCAGATCACTCATCTGTGGGACGAAACAGCAGACGAAAATCCAACT ATGAGGCCTGGGAATCTTAAAGTGCTTATTTTGAGGGGATGCGCATACCTGAAGAGTCTTCCTGCTACACTATGCTATACACCCTTGCAGATGTTGGACCTGCACAACTGCAATTCATTGAGCAGCCTGCCTGATTCCGTGGGAAGCTGGACCAGCTTAGTTAACCTCGACATGGACGGATGCAGTGTTTCCTCTTTGCCTCATGACTTTGGCGAACTTGCTAATCTTCAGGAGCTGAATCTCTCCTACTGTCAGAATCTGTCTAAACTTCCCGATAGCTTTGGGAATTTGACTCAGCTGGAAAGGCTAGAAATTCACCACAATCATAAGCTCACAGAGCTGCCCGACAGTATTGGTGGCCTAAAATCTTTGGCTTTTTTGGATGTCAGCTATTGCCATTCACTGAGCGGCCTACCCAATACCGTGGGAAGCTTGATCAGCTTAGTTTGTCTTGAAATGGAAGGATGCGGCGTTTCTTGTTTGCCTCAAAACTGCTGCAATCTTTCAAGTCTGCAGGAGCTGAATCTTTCAAACTGTCAATATCTGTCTGAACTTCCTGATAGCTTTGGGAATTTGGCTCAGCTGGTAATACTAGAAATTCACCACACTCCTGGGCTTACAGAGCTACCCAATAGCCTTGGCTCGTTGCAACAGTTAACGTCGCTCAATCTGGTGGGGTGCAACACTGTCTCTTGTGGGTCTCTCGAAAGCTGCTTTTCTGGTCTTCCGGCTCTGGAGGGCGTTTTAGTTGGTGGGCCCGGCTTCTCATCAGCTCAATTACAAATATTTTATGATTCCTTCAAG GACTTTTCTTTCAGCAAAACTCGTCTACTGGATAGTCCAGACGCCCCTGCATATTGGGTACATGGGCAGGCAGGTGGAAATGACGGGTGTGAAAAAGAGTGTATCGATTATTGCACTG TGAACTCTCAAAACTCAACCATAGGTGGTGGAGATTACTTTGAGGTGCGTCTTGTACGAGTAGAGGCGAATATAGACTTTGCTTGGTTGAAAGGAGGGAATAAAGTGAAGGTGAATGCAAAGTCTGATTATGAGAACTGGAAGGCCTCTTTTAAATTTCTAATGTATGAAGCGACTGTGCTCTCTAAAGATCCCGAGCCTCCCAAAATGATTACTTTTGTCATGTAA